Proteins encoded together in one Candidatus Kaiserbacteria bacterium window:
- a CDS encoding 30S ribosomal protein S6: MTEENNNEATDVQVYELGYHILPTVVADDLEGEVAKIRSAIEARGGSFITEGTPEMTTLSFPMFINNGGKKTRYETAYFGWIKFEMDPAKAVELEEEDMKINAQVLRYILIKTTREETRAQLQTEQNTILREVKTTGTIEHKVAEEEGGEVSEEQVEEAIEELVGDEKEEKKEEATV, encoded by the coding sequence ATGACAGAAGAAAACAACAACGAAGCCACAGACGTACAAGTGTATGAACTTGGATATCACATCCTACCTACGGTAGTAGCTGACGACCTCGAAGGGGAAGTTGCGAAGATCCGAAGTGCAATTGAAGCACGTGGTGGTTCGTTTATCACTGAAGGAACGCCTGAAATGACAACTCTTTCATTTCCAATGTTCATCAACAACGGTGGTAAGAAAACACGGTATGAAACTGCATACTTTGGATGGATTAAGTTCGAAATGGATCCAGCAAAAGCAGTTGAGCTAGAAGAGGAAGACATGAAGATAAATGCTCAAGTGCTTCGCTACATTTTGATAAAAACAACACGCGAAGAGACACGCGCTCAACTTCAGACGGAGCAAAACACTATTTTGCGAGAAGTGAAGACAACTGGAACTATCGAACATAAGGTAGCTGAAGAAGAGGGTGGAGAAGTTTCAGAAGAGCAAGTTGAAGAAGCGATTGAAGAACTTGTTGGAGACGAAAAAGAAGAGAAAAAAGAAGAAGCTACAGTATAA
- a CDS encoding TatD family hydrolase, whose product MIKYIDTHSHLFEKKFNEDREEVLKRMAENEVGTFAVGVSLETSKQAVALEESHENILGAVIGVHPTDTNESFNAKEYESILNDKVVGIGECGLDYYRTPQDDVYIRQREVFEAQVVFAAENDLPLMLHVRPTEGTTDAHKDVLEILSLHQGASGDSVRGCSHFFTSTKEIAREYLELGFYISFPGVVTFASELEEVVRDVPLDMMLVETDSPYAAPVPHRGKRNEPVFVIDTIRAIADIRGEDFEKVSEQLYKNTQTLFLAGK is encoded by the coding sequence ATGATTAAGTATATTGACACACATTCGCATCTGTTCGAGAAGAAATTTAATGAAGATAGGGAGGAAGTTCTAAAGCGAATGGCTGAAAACGAAGTTGGGACATTTGCAGTAGGGGTATCACTCGAAACTAGCAAACAAGCCGTTGCACTGGAGGAAAGTCATGAAAACATTCTTGGTGCGGTTATTGGTGTGCACCCTACAGACACAAACGAATCGTTTAATGCAAAAGAATATGAATCTATTCTTAACGATAAAGTTGTCGGTATAGGGGAGTGTGGACTCGATTATTACAGAACCCCTCAGGATGATGTGTACATTAGACAACGTGAGGTATTTGAAGCACAAGTTGTGTTCGCTGCAGAGAACGATTTACCGCTCATGCTGCATGTTCGACCAACAGAAGGTACCACTGATGCACATAAAGATGTGCTTGAAATACTTTCTTTGCATCAAGGTGCGTCTGGCGACAGTGTCCGTGGATGTAGTCACTTTTTTACCTCTACAAAGGAGATTGCGCGAGAATATCTTGAACTTGGTTTCTATATATCGTTTCCAGGAGTCGTTACGTTTGCATCTGAGCTCGAAGAAGTAGTTAGAGATGTGCCGCTTGATATGATGCTTGTGGAGACCGATTCACCCTACGCTGCACCGGTTCCCCACAGGGGCAAACGTAACGAGCCAGTGTTTGTTATTGACACTATACGGGCTATAGCAGATATACGAGGAGAAGATTTCGAGAAGGTAAGTGAGCAGCTATACAAGAATACCCAAACCCTCTTTTTGGCTGGTAAATAG
- a CDS encoding methionine--tRNA ligase — translation MKMASKPRYITTTLPYVNADPHIGFALEVVQADTLARFWRLMEEEVFFSTGTDEHGQKIAQKAQEAGRDTQEYVDHFAAEFNKLKDALALSNDSFIRTTSDAHKAAAVELWKRCEAAGDIYKKSYKGLYCVGDEMFLRDADLVDGKCPAHPSMEPQEIEEENYFFALHKYEDALIEYLNAPESILPQWRREEAIAFVKNGLEDLSISRDVSRMNWGIPTPGDESQVMYVWFDALSNYISTLGWPHDEKGNYKKFWEDGQTTQVAGKDQIRFQSIIWQAMLLSAGLPTTDTIFYHGFITSGGQKMSKSLGNVINPFELVEKYGTDATRFMLLRHVHPVDDSDVTWERLDEWYTADLVNGIGNLTARIMKLAETHLDVAVERPEVVGFSKEYTETIENFRMDQALDYVWKQIGELDEKITTTEPFKLVKVDVEAGKELIQELTLELYAIGRLLNPFMPETNRIIKEAVLENKKPENLFGRLQQVE, via the coding sequence ATGAAAATGGCTAGTAAACCCCGCTACATAACAACAACACTCCCGTATGTAAATGCAGACCCACATATAGGGTTTGCGCTTGAGGTTGTACAAGCTGACACGTTGGCGCGATTTTGGCGACTTATGGAGGAAGAAGTTTTTTTTAGTACTGGTACCGATGAACACGGGCAAAAAATAGCCCAAAAGGCACAAGAAGCAGGGCGTGATACTCAAGAGTATGTCGACCATTTTGCTGCCGAATTCAATAAATTAAAAGACGCTTTGGCTCTCTCAAACGATTCTTTTATACGAACAACGAGTGATGCGCATAAAGCTGCAGCAGTTGAACTATGGAAGCGTTGTGAAGCAGCGGGAGACATATATAAAAAATCATACAAAGGGTTGTACTGCGTTGGTGACGAAATGTTCTTACGGGATGCGGATCTTGTTGATGGTAAGTGTCCTGCGCACCCAAGTATGGAGCCACAAGAAATCGAAGAAGAAAATTATTTCTTTGCATTACATAAGTATGAAGACGCTCTTATTGAGTATCTTAATGCTCCAGAATCAATACTGCCGCAATGGCGACGTGAAGAAGCGATTGCCTTTGTTAAAAACGGTCTTGAGGATTTGAGTATTTCTCGTGATGTGTCGCGTATGAATTGGGGAATACCGACTCCCGGAGATGAGTCACAGGTAATGTATGTATGGTTTGACGCTCTGTCTAATTATATTTCGACACTGGGTTGGCCACATGATGAGAAAGGAAATTACAAGAAGTTTTGGGAAGATGGTCAAACAACGCAAGTTGCTGGAAAGGACCAGATTCGATTTCAAAGTATTATATGGCAGGCGATGCTACTCTCAGCTGGGCTTCCGACAACCGATACTATCTTTTATCATGGATTTATTACCAGCGGGGGCCAAAAGATGAGTAAATCACTAGGAAATGTAATCAATCCTTTTGAGCTTGTAGAGAAATATGGAACTGACGCAACGCGTTTTATGCTGCTCCGGCATGTGCACCCTGTTGATGATTCAGATGTTACGTGGGAGCGTCTTGATGAATGGTACACAGCTGATTTGGTTAATGGTATAGGAAACCTCACTGCACGTATTATGAAGTTAGCAGAAACTCATTTAGACGTTGCAGTTGAGCGCCCTGAGGTAGTTGGATTTTCTAAAGAATATACTGAGACAATCGAGAACTTTAGAATGGATCAAGCGCTTGATTATGTGTGGAAGCAGATAGGTGAACTGGACGAAAAAATAACGACAACAGAACCATTTAAACTCGTAAAAGTTGATGTTGAAGCAGGGAAGGAGTTAATTCAAGAATTAACTCTAGAGTTATATGCAATTGGAAGATTACTGAACCCCTTTATGCCTGAGACGAATAGAATAATTAAGGAGGCAGTATTGGAGAATAAAAAGCCAGAAAATCTCTTTGGGAGATTACAACAAGTAGAATGA
- a CDS encoding AI-2E family transporter: MNGATFSITTGTIIRVVLVLAAATLLWQLRELALIVLTSIVIASAIEPAARGLMKYKVPRVLAVLVVYAMFFGTFFGIVFFLLPPVLDETSLLLASLPTYLETIGAAEAIKGDAILETRSLINNFSLADTTRDLNTLLSGLSSGNFLAAISVIFGGAISFLLIVVFSFYFAINEKGIEEFLRVMTPIKHENYVLGLWRRTQRKIGLWMQGQFLLAVLIGVLTYLGLSILGIQYALVLAVIAGIMELIPVFGPILAAIPAVAIAFVNGGPAIALVVVALFLIIQQFENHLIYPLVVTKVVGVPPILVILALLIGAKLAGILGILLAVPIVAGVQEVFNDLEKARHIPEHENG, from the coding sequence ATGAATGGAGCTACTTTCTCTATAACTACAGGGACCATTATTCGGGTTGTGCTTGTTTTGGCAGCAGCAACTTTGTTGTGGCAACTTCGTGAGCTAGCGCTCATTGTACTTACGTCAATTGTTATCGCGTCAGCTATTGAGCCAGCGGCCCGGGGATTAATGAAGTACAAAGTACCCCGTGTGTTAGCGGTATTAGTAGTATACGCCATGTTTTTTGGTACTTTTTTCGGTATCGTATTCTTTTTACTACCTCCGGTTCTCGACGAAACATCACTTTTGCTAGCCTCACTTCCTACCTACCTTGAGACTATTGGCGCCGCAGAAGCCATAAAAGGTGATGCAATACTAGAAACACGTTCCCTTATAAACAATTTCTCACTTGCCGATACAACACGAGATCTCAATACACTCCTTTCCGGACTTTCTTCGGGGAACTTTCTTGCCGCTATCAGTGTGATATTCGGTGGGGCAATAAGCTTCCTCCTCATCGTTGTCTTTTCATTTTATTTTGCAATTAACGAGAAAGGAATTGAAGAGTTCCTTCGGGTGATGACACCTATCAAGCACGAAAACTATGTGTTGGGATTATGGCGTCGTACACAGCGTAAAATAGGATTATGGATGCAAGGGCAGTTTTTGCTTGCGGTGCTCATTGGGGTCTTGACCTATTTAGGTCTTTCAATTTTAGGCATTCAGTACGCTCTTGTATTGGCAGTAATTGCAGGAATTATGGAACTTATCCCAGTATTTGGTCCAATTCTAGCGGCTATTCCTGCTGTTGCTATTGCGTTTGTAAACGGCGGGCCAGCTATAGCGTTGGTAGTAGTGGCACTCTTTTTGATTATTCAGCAGTTTGAAAATCATCTCATCTATCCTCTGGTGGTTACAAAAGTTGTTGGTGTACCGCCAATTCTCGTTATTCTCGCGTTGTTGATTGGAGCGAAGCTGGCAGGTATACTCGGCATCTTGCTTGCTGTACCTATTGTTGCAGGAGTACAGGAGGTATTTAACGATCTGGAAAAGGCTCGGCATATTCCTGAACATGAAAATGGCTAG
- a CDS encoding glycine--tRNA ligase translates to MEKAENTTMEKIVSLAKRRGFIFQGSDIYGGLAGTYDYGPLGVTLKNNIKKLWWDTFVEKRDDMHGLDASILMNEKVWEVSGHTGAGFTDPLVECEKCKRRFRVDHLENTSVCPECKGALGEKRDFNLMFETKVGAQGDMKSYLRPETAQGIFVNFKNVIDTMRPKLPFGIAQIGKAFRNEIAPRDFVFRTREFEQMEIEYFVEENSWQAEFEKWQETIRDFLGNLGLSSDNLREVEVEGSDLAHYSKRTIDFEYNYPGKGFDELLGLAYRTDHDLKSHMEGSGEKMVYTPVEGTPFIPHVIEPSFGVERLLMAVLSDAYTEDEMNGETRVFLKLKPELAPVKVAVFPLMKNRPELVEKAREIYSELKETIPQVMFDDNGNVGKRYRRQDEIGTPYCVTVDFDTLGDNTVTVRDRDTGEQKRIALTELTSFVTT, encoded by the coding sequence ATGGAAAAAGCAGAAAATACAACAATGGAAAAAATAGTGAGTCTGGCAAAGCGGCGAGGGTTTATTTTTCAAGGGTCTGATATTTATGGAGGGTTAGCCGGTACATACGACTATGGTCCATTAGGAGTTACCCTGAAGAATAATATAAAGAAATTGTGGTGGGATACATTTGTCGAAAAGCGAGACGATATGCATGGTCTTGATGCGTCTATTTTAATGAATGAGAAAGTGTGGGAAGTAAGTGGACATACTGGAGCGGGGTTCACTGATCCACTAGTAGAATGCGAGAAATGCAAAAGACGTTTTCGTGTAGATCATCTTGAGAACACGAGTGTATGCCCAGAGTGTAAGGGGGCACTTGGCGAAAAAAGAGATTTTAACCTCATGTTCGAAACTAAAGTTGGTGCCCAAGGGGATATGAAAAGCTATCTTCGGCCGGAAACTGCTCAAGGTATTTTTGTAAACTTCAAGAACGTTATAGATACTATGCGTCCTAAACTGCCGTTTGGTATTGCTCAAATAGGTAAGGCGTTTCGTAACGAGATAGCACCACGAGATTTTGTTTTTCGTACACGCGAATTCGAACAGATGGAAATCGAATATTTCGTTGAAGAGAATTCATGGCAAGCCGAATTTGAGAAGTGGCAAGAAACTATCCGTGACTTCTTGGGTAATTTAGGACTTTCGAGTGATAACCTAAGAGAAGTTGAAGTAGAAGGTAGCGATCTTGCGCATTACTCAAAGCGTACAATCGATTTCGAATACAATTATCCAGGCAAAGGCTTTGATGAATTGCTTGGGTTAGCATATCGAACAGACCATGATCTCAAGAGTCATATGGAAGGAAGTGGTGAAAAGATGGTCTACACACCAGTTGAGGGTACTCCGTTTATACCACATGTTATTGAGCCATCATTTGGTGTCGAGAGATTGTTAATGGCAGTTCTTTCAGACGCATACACAGAAGACGAAATGAACGGCGAAACTCGTGTGTTTTTGAAATTGAAACCGGAATTAGCACCAGTGAAGGTTGCAGTATTCCCACTTATGAAGAATCGTCCTGAACTTGTAGAAAAGGCACGTGAAATTTATTCAGAACTGAAAGAGACAATACCTCAGGTAATGTTTGATGATAATGGGAATGTAGGGAAGCGCTATCGCCGTCAAGATGAAATTGGTACGCCGTATTGTGTAACTGTAGACTTCGATACTCTTGGAGACAATACGGTCACTGTGCGAGATCGTGATACTGGAGAACAAAAGCGTATCGCCCTTACTGAGCTTACTTCGTTTGTCACCACGTAA
- a CDS encoding recombination protein O N-terminal domain-containing protein, with amino-acid sequence MAHDVHTTSAFVLSSANVQDADKLFWLLTEDLGLVFASARSVREETSKLRYSLGDLSYTRTSLVRGRGLWRLTGAENNHKEKLPPSAIEIFGRIATLVRRVMPTDEENKEVFTIVKKAYDTLLIDETNGKMVEILAVARVLYQLGYLSRTSEYKGIIDTDDFSDETITKASIIENKMVDDINSGLSESQL; translated from the coding sequence ATGGCACACGACGTTCACACAACCAGTGCTTTTGTTTTAAGTAGCGCGAATGTACAAGACGCTGATAAGTTATTTTGGTTACTAACCGAAGATTTAGGGTTGGTTTTTGCCAGTGCCAGAAGCGTGAGAGAAGAAACATCTAAACTGCGGTACTCATTAGGTGATCTTTCATATACGCGCACATCACTTGTTCGTGGTCGCGGACTCTGGCGTCTTACTGGTGCTGAAAATAACCACAAAGAGAAACTACCACCTTCTGCAATTGAGATTTTTGGGCGTATTGCAACATTGGTTCGGCGCGTTATGCCGACAGATGAAGAAAATAAAGAGGTGTTCACCATAGTTAAAAAAGCATACGACACATTACTTATTGATGAGACAAATGGGAAGATGGTCGAAATACTTGCTGTTGCTCGGGTACTGTATCAGCTTGGATACTTATCACGTACTTCAGAGTACAAAGGAATCATCGACACCGACGATTTTAGTGACGAGACTATCACGAAGGCTTCTATTATCGAAAATAAAATGGTGGATGACATCAATTCAGGTCTTTCTGAAAGTCAGTTGTAG
- a CDS encoding isoleucine--tRNA ligase, whose product MSDNSDRKKSDVALREEETLEFWNANDIFNKSVEKEAPNGDYVFYDGPPFATGAPHHGHLIGSSLKDAVPRYWTMKGFRVKRQWGWDCHGLPIENIVEKELGTTTKKEIEELGIVKFNNLCREKIFTYAEAWNEFIPRFGRWADMENPYRTMDKSYMESEWWAFKTLYEKGLVYEDYRSMHICPRCETTLAQSEVTEGYADIKDLAVTAKFKLKNPEKIGLSGDVYLLAWTTTPWTLPGNVALAVGNDIAYINAKSEEHEGEYIMTKSIVGEDNPSHYKEWKGSELVGLEYEPPFSSYVSDGTLKNRENAWKVYATDFVNTEDGTGIVHVAPAFGADDLELAQKENLPVLKHVGMDGIIAPEVTELAGLSVKPIDDHQSTDVEVIKYLAGKELLFAKEKYEHSYPHCWRCDTPLINYATSSWFVAVEKIKPQLLEEAKNINWSPEHIKDGRWGQWLEGARDWSISRQRFWANTIPVWRCEKCNKDKVFGSAAELEKESGKTVEDLHKDVVDEITVPCECAGVMKRVPDVLDTWFNSGSVPYASYHYPFENKDVVNARIPADFIAEGQDQISKWFYYQHVLGTALFGKNVFSNVVVNGIVLAEDGKKMSKRLQNYPDPKKVIDAYGADAMRLFLLSSTGVRAENMRFTEDGVAQVASKVIGRLANVYSFYELYKDSIEHDPKSDSTHILDQWIVARAHELHAQVTKSMDAYELDRATRPLGDFVDDLSTWYIRRSRDRLKSDDTQDMQAALSTIRWVLRKYAKISAPFTPFIADWLWQHTKREDLPAQAGDPESVHLAHWCQVKEPQEAVLESMSRARETVSIALEKRAEAKIKIRQPLTALTIKDELAPDYLELIKDEVNVKVATVDTSIKEAVELDTVITKQLQKEGDIRELIREIQGARKQQSFELNDKGIVTISGPAELIAAVTEYKEEIESQTNTVVSASVTQEETLVEVEKS is encoded by the coding sequence ATGTCCGATAACTCAGATAGAAAAAAAAGTGATGTCGCCCTGCGCGAAGAAGAAACGTTGGAGTTCTGGAATGCGAACGACATTTTCAATAAATCAGTAGAGAAAGAAGCTCCAAACGGCGACTACGTTTTTTATGACGGACCCCCATTTGCAACAGGAGCACCTCATCACGGACACCTCATTGGAAGCTCTTTGAAGGATGCGGTGCCGCGCTATTGGACTATGAAGGGGTTTAGGGTAAAAAGACAATGGGGATGGGACTGTCATGGATTGCCGATTGAGAACATTGTTGAAAAAGAACTTGGTACTACTACTAAAAAAGAGATTGAAGAACTCGGTATAGTGAAATTCAACAATCTTTGTCGTGAGAAGATTTTTACATACGCTGAAGCTTGGAACGAATTCATCCCGCGTTTTGGGCGGTGGGCAGATATGGAGAATCCGTATCGCACCATGGACAAAAGCTATATGGAAAGCGAGTGGTGGGCTTTTAAAACACTGTACGAAAAAGGGTTGGTCTATGAAGACTATCGCTCAATGCATATTTGCCCAAGGTGTGAGACAACACTTGCACAATCGGAAGTTACTGAAGGGTATGCTGATATTAAAGATTTGGCAGTGACGGCTAAATTTAAGCTAAAAAATCCAGAAAAAATAGGGCTCTCGGGTGATGTATACCTGTTGGCATGGACTACTACGCCATGGACATTACCAGGTAATGTCGCACTTGCTGTAGGCAATGATATAGCGTATATCAACGCGAAATCAGAAGAGCATGAAGGTGAATACATCATGACGAAAAGTATTGTTGGCGAGGACAATCCTAGTCATTACAAAGAATGGAAGGGGAGCGAACTTGTTGGATTGGAATATGAGCCACCTTTTAGTTCATACGTGAGCGATGGGACTCTTAAAAATAGAGAAAATGCATGGAAGGTATATGCAACAGATTTTGTAAATACAGAAGACGGTACCGGAATTGTACATGTTGCGCCAGCATTCGGTGCCGATGACCTCGAACTTGCTCAAAAAGAAAATCTTCCTGTGCTTAAACATGTAGGCATGGACGGTATCATTGCGCCTGAAGTTACTGAATTGGCAGGACTCAGCGTAAAGCCAATTGATGACCATCAGTCGACCGATGTAGAGGTAATCAAATATCTTGCTGGTAAAGAGTTACTGTTTGCGAAAGAAAAATACGAACACTCGTATCCACACTGTTGGCGTTGTGACACCCCACTTATTAACTACGCAACCAGCTCATGGTTCGTAGCTGTTGAGAAAATAAAGCCCCAACTACTCGAGGAAGCAAAAAACATAAATTGGTCACCAGAACATATTAAAGACGGACGTTGGGGGCAATGGTTAGAAGGTGCGCGAGACTGGTCTATCTCTAGGCAGCGTTTTTGGGCTAATACAATTCCCGTATGGCGCTGTGAAAAATGTAATAAGGATAAAGTATTCGGTTCAGCAGCGGAACTTGAAAAAGAAAGCGGGAAAACAGTCGAAGATTTACATAAAGATGTAGTGGATGAAATAACTGTTCCATGTGAGTGCGCAGGTGTAATGAAGCGGGTGCCAGATGTGCTTGATACTTGGTTCAACTCTGGTTCAGTACCTTATGCTTCGTATCATTACCCATTCGAAAACAAAGATGTAGTTAATGCACGCATTCCTGCCGATTTCATTGCCGAAGGTCAAGATCAAATTTCTAAGTGGTTTTATTACCAACATGTATTAGGTACTGCGCTGTTTGGGAAAAACGTATTTAGTAATGTGGTAGTTAACGGCATTGTTCTCGCAGAAGATGGTAAAAAAATGAGCAAACGACTGCAAAATTATCCAGACCCAAAAAAAGTAATAGATGCATACGGTGCAGATGCTATGCGATTGTTCCTACTCTCTAGCACAGGGGTGAGGGCAGAAAACATGAGGTTTACTGAAGACGGAGTTGCTCAAGTTGCTTCAAAAGTTATAGGGCGCCTTGCAAATGTCTATTCATTCTACGAATTATATAAAGACAGCATTGAGCATGACCCGAAAAGCGATAGTACACATATTTTGGATCAGTGGATTGTTGCTCGCGCTCATGAGCTACATGCTCAAGTGACCAAATCAATGGATGCGTACGAACTTGATAGGGCAACACGTCCACTTGGTGATTTTGTAGACGATCTATCTACGTGGTACATACGACGTTCCAGAGATAGACTCAAGAGCGATGATACACAAGATATGCAGGCGGCTCTTTCAACAATTCGTTGGGTGTTGCGTAAATACGCAAAAATAAGTGCACCGTTTACACCATTTATTGCAGACTGGCTTTGGCAACACACAAAACGAGAAGACCTGCCTGCGCAGGCAGGTGACCCAGAAAGTGTGCATCTTGCACACTGGTGTCAGGTAAAAGAACCGCAAGAAGCTGTACTTGAGTCAATGAGTCGCGCGCGAGAAACCGTTTCTATTGCACTAGAGAAACGCGCAGAGGCTAAAATTAAGATTCGACAACCACTTACAGCATTGACTATAAAAGATGAACTCGCACCAGATTATCTCGAGCTCATTAAAGATGAAGTAAACGTGAAAGTGGCAACAGTGGATACATCAATAAAGGAAGCTGTTGAGCTTGATACGGTTATAACTAAGCAGCTACAGAAAGAGGGAGATATCCGCGAATTGATTCGGGAAATTCAAGGAGCACGTAAACAACAAAGTTTTGAATTAAATGATAAGGGTATCGTTACAATATCCGGACCAGCCGAGCTCATTGCAGCAGTTACTGAATATAAGGAAGAGATTGAATCTCAAACGAACACGGTAGTTTCTGCTAGCGTAACACAAGAAGAAACTTTGGTAGAAGTAGAGAAGAGCTAA
- a CDS encoding DNA-3-methyladenine glycosylase 2 family protein encodes MPKKVLTHFKKHDSVLYQAIQQFEGELRGGPEIKKDLFSSLCRTIVGQQLSGKAAYAIWNKFRVLFPHKKPTAAYMLTLNEVQLRESGISFAKIRSIQDLSERVSSRSLRLNTLRTLSVDDAKIALQEVKGIGPWSSEMFLMFALGHEDIFSVGDLGLRKGIQKIYGHTTLPSVEEMEELAQNWSPYRTYAACAIWSILDNQ; translated from the coding sequence ATGCCTAAAAAAGTCCTGACTCATTTCAAGAAACACGACTCTGTCCTCTACCAGGCAATACAGCAGTTTGAAGGTGAGCTTCGCGGTGGGCCGGAAATTAAGAAAGATTTATTCAGCAGTTTGTGTCGCACCATCGTCGGACAACAACTCTCAGGCAAGGCAGCGTACGCCATTTGGAATAAATTTCGGGTGCTTTTTCCACACAAGAAGCCAACAGCAGCATATATGCTTACATTAAACGAAGTGCAGCTACGTGAAAGCGGTATTTCTTTCGCAAAAATACGTTCCATTCAAGATTTGAGTGAGCGCGTATCGAGTCGCTCACTTCGCCTTAATACACTTCGCACGTTATCTGTTGACGATGCCAAGATAGCACTTCAAGAAGTTAAAGGTATTGGACCGTGGAGTAGTGAAATGTTTCTAATGTTTGCACTTGGACATGAAGATATCTTTTCTGTAGGTGACTTAGGACTGCGTAAAGGAATACAAAAAATATACGGCCACACCACTCTTCCATCGGTAGAAGAAATGGAGGAGCTTGCACAAAACTGGAGCCCGTATCGCACCTACGCCGCCTGCGCCATTTGGAGCATTTTAGATAACCAATAA
- the argS gene encoding arginine--tRNA ligase, with protein MDTTIEGIINELVSTALKTLTLEGEVVLEHPNDLSHGDFSCNVAMLLAKQMGKNSQELAEEIVGNIKPHKYIKKVEIAGPGFINFYLTDEFFIDTTNAILDQGEEWGRNETLAGKKIMVEYTDPNPFKELHIGHLVPNALGESLSRLCEWSGAEVRRVTFQGDVGMHVAKAIWGLQKNGFKAGDTILASDLGKAYATGATAYEEEGVAEEIKRLNKTIYQRDDDAINALYDSGKVASIVYFEEVYDILGSDFDHYFFESVTGPIGQEIVEAHIGSVFEESEGAVVFKGEKYDLHTRVFINKEGLPTYEAKDIGLIVAKKEWWPFDTAITVTGTEQTSYFKVVTKAAELLMPEVAGKIKLVSNGMLKLTEGKMSSRTGDVISAMSFIQDLRNDVIQKYLTTDAGDISKEAIEEMRKKRWGDDEKKIPERIAVAAIKYAILKNTAGKDIMFDPKKSLSLEGDTGPYLQYTYARTQSILSKAKERDIENNALAARSSFETTELERLLYRFPQAAKRAAHEYEPHYVANYLSELASVYNSWYAAEQVLDGSDSQGYKLALTKAVGTALKKGLWLLGIQALERM; from the coding sequence AGAATTGGCTGAAGAAATAGTAGGGAATATAAAGCCGCACAAATATATTAAAAAAGTAGAGATTGCTGGTCCAGGATTTATCAATTTCTATCTTACTGACGAATTCTTTATTGATACAACCAATGCTATTCTTGATCAAGGCGAAGAGTGGGGGAGAAATGAAACGCTGGCAGGAAAGAAAATAATGGTTGAGTACACTGATCCTAATCCGTTTAAAGAGCTACACATTGGGCACTTAGTGCCAAACGCGCTTGGTGAATCTCTATCGCGTCTGTGTGAATGGTCAGGAGCAGAAGTACGACGAGTTACTTTTCAAGGAGATGTCGGTATGCATGTTGCGAAGGCTATTTGGGGTTTGCAGAAGAATGGTTTTAAAGCAGGCGATACCATTTTGGCTTCTGATTTGGGAAAGGCGTATGCAACAGGAGCTACTGCGTACGAAGAAGAAGGCGTAGCTGAAGAAATAAAAAGGTTAAATAAGACTATCTACCAAAGAGACGATGATGCAATAAATGCTCTGTACGATTCTGGAAAGGTTGCGTCAATTGTTTATTTTGAGGAAGTGTACGACATTTTAGGTAGTGATTTTGATCATTACTTTTTTGAGAGTGTTACCGGACCTATTGGGCAAGAAATAGTGGAAGCACATATTGGCTCAGTTTTTGAAGAGAGTGAAGGAGCCGTGGTGTTTAAGGGAGAGAAATATGATTTGCATACCCGAGTATTTATAAACAAAGAAGGGTTACCAACGTATGAGGCAAAAGACATAGGGCTCATCGTTGCTAAAAAAGAATGGTGGCCTTTTGATACGGCAATTACCGTTACAGGCACAGAACAAACTTCGTATTTTAAAGTGGTTACAAAAGCTGCTGAGTTATTGATGCCTGAAGTGGCTGGCAAAATTAAGCTGGTATCAAATGGAATGTTGAAACTTACTGAAGGAAAGATGTCATCACGTACGGGTGATGTTATTTCTGCTATGAGTTTTATCCAAGATTTAAGAAATGACGTAATACAAAAATATTTAACAACAGATGCAGGTGATATAAGCAAGGAAGCTATAGAAGAAATGCGAAAAAAGCGATGGGGTGATGACGAGAAAAAGATTCCGGAACGGATAGCTGTGGCTGCTATAAAATATGCAATTCTGAAAAACACAGCAGGGAAAGACATTATGTTTGATCCCAAAAAATCACTCTCCCTTGAAGGAGATACTGGTCCGTATCTCCAATATACATACGCACGAACTCAATCTATTTTAAGTAAGGCAAAAGAACGGGATATTGAAAATAATGCTCTTGCAGCAAGAAGTTCTTTTGAAACCACTGAGCTAGAACGTTTATTGTATCGTTTTCCTCAAGCCGCAAAGCGTGCTGCGCACGAATACGAACCACACTATGTTGCAAATTACCTGTCTGAATTGGCAAGTGTGTACAATAGTTGGTATGCAGCTGAGCAGGTGCTCGATGGCAGTGATTCACAAGGGTACAAGCTAGCTCTCACAAAGGCTGTAGGAACGGCATTAAAAAAAGGTCTTTGGTTGCTTGGTATACAAGCGTTAGAAAGAATGTAA